The following DNA comes from Cytophagales bacterium.
TTTCTACTTCTCTTACCGATTCTTATACTGATAATAGGATTAAACATTCTTCTTATGTAATTACTCCAATAATTACCTCTCAACCTCTAGTATCCCTCCTGTATTCTCAGCTCATGCTCCTTCTTCCCTTATGTTGCTAGAATCTCTAATACACAATGATATACAGGAAGTTAAGGAGTATAGTAAGTCAGTTAGTGAAGGGGTGTTTTACAATCAATTAACAGAAGATCTGACCAACCAATTAAGTGTTGATGAACAAATTAGAGATGTTGTTACATCAAGAGACTTAGCAAAGAACCTGATCATGATTATCTTCTTCTCTCCCAATAACTCCACTAAACACAAGCACGAGAAACAGTTGTTCAAAGAAGAATATCCAACCATATATAAATTGATAAAGCAACTTAAGTCTTTCGATGAATACCCCATTAAAGAACGCCATAAATACTTCCCCTTCTTGTTGCAGAGATTGGAAGCTTATCTATTCCTGGAAGTCATTGCAAAGAAGTTTAAAACCATGAATCCACTTGCTCCCCTCTTTTCAATTCATGATAGCTTAATCACTACTGTAGATTATGAAAACGATTTGAGGAGTCTTATGGACAAGGAGCTGACTTACCACATAGGTATTCCTCCAACCATCAAACCAGAGTATTGGACCAGGGAACGTTTCTTTGAGATTGCCTGGAAAGAATTTGCGGACAGAAATGTCCACAATGGTCTTGCCGCTTGACTCTCAATCTTAAATATGCTTTTAGAGGCTAAATAAAAGCCTCTAAAGCATTTTATTGGAATTTAGGTAGATGACATCCATTTTAATCCTAAAAGCCCTTAGAGTCGAATTATGTAGCCCTCCAGTAGAATCATCTATTACTCTTCAATTCCTTCATCAACCACTTTATCTTCGGTTGTCTTTGCATCTAGTTGTTCCACTTGGTTTCTAAGGGCAAATTCATCCAGTTCGTCCAGGAACTCAAAGAAGAATTTCATGTCCTCGATGAACCAATTAAAGTCAGGCATCAGCTCTTCGTATTCTTTCTGCAAATAGAAGAACAGAATATGCCGGAGATTTTTTCTAAATCGGGGAATTTCGATGAGTTCGAGAAAGTGTTCTAACGATTCACTGGAGTTACGCATAAATATTCAATAAAATATCTGAAAGGTCATAAATATGCCTTAAAAGCATATCAAAGATATTCATAATAACGAATTGAATACACTAAAGCATAAAAAAATGTCTTAGAAGGTTGACTGATTGTCCTTAATTTAGTCTTCCAAGAAATGGAGAAACAAGCTTTCAACCGGATAAAGGCAGTTCTAGCCGAGAAAAACAAAACCAATAATTGGTTAGCTGACAACTTAGAAATGAATCGAACCACCATCTCAAAGTGGTGTAGAAACGAGATGCAACCTAGAGTAGAGACGCTGTTTAAAATTGCGGCAATATTAGAGGTGGATGTACGAGAGCTGCTGGTTTCGACCAAACGCACTTAGAGTCATAAGTCAGTCATATATTTCAGGTTTCTAGCATCACCGTAAGGATACAAGTCTCCGGGATTAACATTAACAATCCTTTTCGGATCAACTTTTTGAAGAACCTCATCAATGTGCTTGTCCTGATAAGAATATCCGATGATTAGC
Coding sequences within:
- a CDS encoding helix-turn-helix transcriptional regulator — translated: MEKQAFNRIKAVLAEKNKTNNWLADNLEMNRTTISKWCRNEMQPRVETLFKIAAILEVDVRELLVSTKRT